From Bacillota bacterium, one genomic window encodes:
- the ispD gene encoding 2-C-methyl-D-erythritol 4-phosphate cytidylyltransferase, giving the protein MFSRHKEEKVKKYTASAVIVAAGSGTRMQEASGDTRKQFMLIDGNPVIAYTIRAYEKAESIDEIVIVAREDEILLMSDVVKEYEFSKVTKIIKGGETRTESVQNGIYEVSASAKIVAIQDGARPFVKPEKINAAVEAANTYGAAALGVPVKDTLKKVKENGLIAETVDRNGLYAIQTPQVFNLEKFKTALALSIKDNSSLTDDCQIFERIGLPVQVVEGDYDNIKITYPSDLPVAEGIVEGMKNV; this is encoded by the coding sequence ATGTTTAGTCGACATAAAGAAGAGAAAGTAAAAAAATATACTGCTTCTGCTGTCATTGTTGCAGCAGGAAGCGGAACTCGCATGCAGGAGGCTTCTGGCGACACTAGAAAACAGTTTATGTTGATTGACGGCAATCCTGTTATAGCTTATACTATTAGAGCCTATGAGAAAGCGGAAAGTATAGATGAAATCGTCATAGTTGCAAGAGAAGACGAAATACTGCTTATGAGCGATGTCGTAAAAGAATATGAATTTAGCAAAGTCACTAAAATAATTAAAGGCGGGGAAACTCGCACCGAGTCAGTTCAAAATGGTATTTATGAGGTATCGGCTTCAGCGAAAATCGTTGCAATACAAGACGGTGCAAGACCTTTTGTAAAGCCGGAAAAGATCAATGCTGCTGTTGAAGCAGCTAATACTTATGGCGCTGCAGCTCTTGGCGTTCCGGTTAAGGATACGCTGAAAAAAGTGAAAGAAAACGGTTTAATAGCTGAAACGGTCGATAGAAACGGGCTTTATGCTATTCAGACACCTCAGGTTTTTAATCTGGAAAAATTTAAAACTGCACTTGCACTTTCTATTAAAGATAATAGCTCCCTTACAGATGACTGTCAGATATTTGAGAGAATTGGACTGCCTGTTCAGGTGGTGGAAGGTGATTATGATAATATAAAAATTACATATCCTTCCGATTTGCCAGTTGCTGAGGGGATAGTTGAAGGGATGAAAAATGTTTAG
- a CDS encoding CarD family transcriptional regulator: MFAIGDKVLYPLHGAGVIEQIEDKEILGKKQKYYIMKLMLTGMSVMIPTNAKEVGLRKIIDSKTAKSILKDFSQLTIPLYKNWNQRYRENLNKMRSGNPKDVAAVVKSLMDRDLKRGLSTGERRMLISARQIITSEFALATGLSEGDISSVIDSSFEVRP, encoded by the coding sequence ATGTTTGCCATAGGTGACAAGGTACTTTACCCTCTTCATGGTGCCGGAGTAATTGAACAAATTGAAGACAAAGAAATTCTCGGCAAAAAGCAGAAATACTATATCATGAAGTTGATGCTTACCGGAATGTCAGTTATGATTCCAACTAATGCAAAAGAGGTTGGGCTTAGAAAAATTATTGACTCTAAAACAGCTAAATCTATTTTGAAAGACTTTTCTCAGCTTACTATACCGTTATATAAAAACTGGAATCAGAGATATCGAGAAAATTTAAATAAAATGCGCTCGGGAAATCCAAAAGACGTTGCGGCTGTTGTTAAATCTCTAATGGATCGGGATTTGAAACGAGGTTTATCAACAGGTGAACGAAGAATGCTTATCTCGGCGCGCCAAATTATTACAAGTGAGTTCGCACTTGCTACAGGACTTTCTGAAGGTGATATCAGTAGTGTTATTGACAGTTCATTTGAGGTAAGGCCGTAA
- a CDS encoding phosphodiester glycosidase family protein gives MFFKKLTAFFKGVLIFFIAMIITLIISLAALFYGPYHGFRDVWVTTAMTTLSHKYLATWFFPQSTIDKILADNKVEDISEKMKMLLFRENHSKKMELIDISRNGFKGWLLKVPDPSKIKLAVSKDLGKNGEDIVSMAQRGGYAAAINAGGFADPNGKGNGGHPYGLVIQDSNYLCAKKGFSYNIIGFNKEDQLVIDKLTYDDVRAYGIRDAVSFGPTLIKNGKAAIIKGNGGWGIAPRTAIGQTADGTVLMLVIDGRQASSIGASLKDVMNIMQEYGAVNAANLDGGSSTTMYYQGKVINSPCFKTGLRPVATAFVVKP, from the coding sequence ATGTTTTTTAAGAAACTTACGGCCTTTTTTAAAGGCGTATTAATATTTTTTATCGCAATGATAATAACGCTTATTATTTCGCTTGCGGCATTATTTTACGGTCCGTATCACGGATTTAGGGATGTATGGGTCACAACTGCAATGACGACTTTATCACATAAATATCTTGCCACTTGGTTTTTTCCTCAAAGCACAATAGATAAGATATTAGCGGATAACAAGGTCGAAGATATTTCAGAAAAGATGAAGATGCTGCTGTTTCGTGAGAACCATAGCAAAAAAATGGAACTTATTGATATCAGCAGAAATGGATTTAAAGGTTGGCTTTTAAAGGTGCCCGATCCTTCAAAGATTAAACTTGCAGTATCAAAGGATTTGGGGAAAAATGGAGAGGATATTGTAAGCATGGCTCAGCGCGGCGGATATGCTGCCGCTATTAATGCAGGTGGTTTTGCTGATCCTAACGGCAAAGGCAACGGAGGGCACCCTTATGGCCTCGTTATTCAGGATTCAAATTATCTTTGTGCTAAAAAGGGATTTAGTTACAATATAATCGGTTTTAACAAAGAAGATCAGCTTGTGATCGACAAACTTACTTACGATGATGTCAGAGCTTATGGAATTCGTGACGCCGTAAGTTTTGGCCCAACTTTGATCAAAAACGGTAAAGCTGCTATTATCAAGGGCAATGGGGGATGGGGCATCGCCCCGAGAACCGCAATTGGGCAGACGGCGGACGGAACGGTTTTGATGCTTGTAATAGACGGAAGACAGGCAAGCAGTATCGGTGCTTCCCTTAAAGACGTAATGAATATAATGCAGGAGTATGGCGCAGTAAATGCCGCAAATCTTGATGGCGGCAGTTCAACAACGATGTACTATCAGGGCAAAGTAATTAATAGTCCGTGTTTTAAAACCGGTCTGCGGCCTGTTGCAACTGCTTTTGTTGTCAAACCATAA
- the ispF gene encoding 2-C-methyl-D-erythritol 2,4-cyclodiphosphate synthase: MFRIGHGYDVHRLVESRKLILGGVQIPFELGLLGHSDADVLTHSLMDAMLGAAALGDIGKHFPDNEEKYKGADSLVLLKKVNQILQNAGYKLVNADATLILQKPKVKDFINKMRENLSETLCVDIDCVSVKATTEEGLGFTGTMEGIACHSVVLIEKI; this comes from the coding sequence ATGTTTAGAATCGGACATGGTTATGATGTTCATCGTTTGGTTGAGAGCAGAAAATTGATTTTAGGGGGCGTTCAGATTCCTTTTGAGCTTGGCCTGCTTGGACATTCAGACGCTGATGTTCTTACCCATTCATTGATGGATGCAATGCTTGGGGCGGCTGCACTTGGGGATATAGGTAAACATTTTCCGGATAATGAAGAAAAATATAAGGGTGCTGACAGCTTAGTTTTATTAAAAAAAGTGAATCAAATACTGCAGAATGCAGGTTATAAGTTAGTAAATGCGGATGCAACGCTAATTTTGCAAAAACCCAAGGTTAAAGATTTTATTAATAAAATGCGTGAAAATCTTTCCGAAACGCTTTGCGTGGACATAGACTGTGTAAGTGTAAAGGCGACAACGGAGGAAGGCCTTGGCTTTACGGGAACTATGGAGGGCATTGCCTGCCATTCAGTTGTACTGATAGAAAAGATATAG